A genomic segment from Pseudomonas mendocina encodes:
- a CDS encoding RidA family protein: MSKTVITSDKAPAAIGTYSQAIKAGNTVYMSGQIPLDPVSMELVEGFEAQTVQVFENLKAVAEAAGGSFKDIVKLNIFLTDLSHFAKVNEVMGRYFEQPYPARAAIGVAALPRGAQVEMDAILVIE, encoded by the coding sequence ATGAGCAAGACCGTCATCACCAGCGACAAGGCCCCCGCCGCCATCGGCACCTACTCTCAGGCGATCAAGGCCGGCAACACCGTCTACATGTCCGGCCAGATCCCGCTGGATCCGGTGAGCATGGAGCTGGTCGAGGGCTTCGAAGCACAGACCGTGCAGGTGTTCGAGAACCTCAAGGCCGTTGCCGAAGCCGCCGGCGGTTCGTTCAAGGACATCGTCAAGCTGAACATCTTCCTCACCGACCTCTCGCACTTCGCCAAGGTCAACGAAGTCATGGGCCGTTACTTCGAGCAGCCCTACCCGGCGCGTGCCGCCATCGGTGTGGCCGCTCTGCCGCGCGGCGCGCAGGTAGAAATGGACGCCATCCTGGTCATCGAGTAA
- a CDS encoding LysE family translocator, whose protein sequence is MFALFMLVAGTHFAALLSPGPDFFLLIRTALTKGRRQAYGCACGIALANLLSMLLVLSVMALLPAEGSWLWRGLQVVGGLYFAWIGLQALASQRELVLPQGDQPKLGGVWKGMRQGLLASSLNPKLPLFYAGLFGVLRESAMPAWGLGLAMLWMTLVVLLWDLALVRLLDQAHWRGWLQRHVRWLDRGCGGLLLALGAWLLLGAV, encoded by the coding sequence ATGTTCGCGCTGTTTATGCTGGTTGCCGGTACCCATTTCGCTGCCTTGCTGTCGCCGGGGCCGGACTTTTTTCTGTTGATTCGTACTGCGCTGACGAAGGGGCGGCGCCAGGCCTACGGTTGTGCCTGCGGTATCGCCCTGGCCAACCTGTTGAGCATGTTGCTGGTGCTGAGCGTCATGGCGTTGTTGCCTGCCGAAGGCAGCTGGCTGTGGCGCGGCTTACAGGTCGTCGGCGGCCTGTATTTCGCCTGGATAGGCCTGCAGGCACTGGCTTCGCAGCGCGAGTTGGTGTTGCCGCAGGGCGATCAGCCGAAGCTGGGCGGGGTGTGGAAAGGCATGCGCCAGGGGCTTCTGGCCAGCAGCCTCAATCCCAAATTGCCGCTGTTCTATGCCGGTCTGTTTGGGGTGTTGCGTGAGTCCGCGATGCCTGCGTGGGGGCTGGGCCTGGCGATGCTATGGATGACCCTGGTGGTGCTGCTCTGGGATCTGGCGCTGGTGCGCCTGCTCGATCAGGCGCACTGGCGGGGTTGGTTGCAGCGGCATGTGCGCTGGCTGGATCGCGGCTGTGGCGGCTTGCTGCTGGCGCTGGGTGCGTGGCTTTTGCTGGGTGCCGTGTAG
- a CDS encoding AAA family ATPase, with translation MPCDPALHVLTGGPGSGKSCLLAALSQAGHCVAEEAGRAIIRDQQSIAGLGLPWRDPSLFAELMLAWELRAHRQALAMKGPVFFDRSLVDIIGYLRLNDLPVGQHLLQAVRQLRYHRQVFLLPHWPQIYCNDSERRQDAAEAERTCRVMRKVYVEAGYQLIEVPRMSLAQRRDFVLQCSGLTP, from the coding sequence ATGCCCTGTGACCCAGCTTTGCACGTTCTCACCGGCGGCCCGGGCAGCGGCAAGAGCTGCTTGCTGGCAGCCCTGTCCCAGGCGGGCCACTGCGTCGCCGAGGAAGCCGGTCGGGCGATCATCCGCGACCAGCAGTCCATCGCCGGCCTGGGGCTTCCCTGGCGCGACCCGAGCCTGTTCGCCGAGCTGATGCTGGCCTGGGAGCTCAGGGCTCATCGCCAGGCGCTGGCGATGAAGGGGCCGGTGTTCTTCGACCGCAGTCTGGTCGATATCATCGGCTACCTGCGCCTAAACGACCTGCCAGTCGGCCAACATCTGCTGCAGGCGGTGCGCCAATTGCGTTATCACCGACAGGTGTTCCTGCTGCCGCACTGGCCGCAGATTTACTGCAACGACAGCGAGCGCCGCCAGGATGCGGCCGAGGCCGAACGAACCTGCAGGGTGATGCGTAAGGTTTATGTAGAAGCCGGTTATCAACTCATCGAGGTACCGCGGATGAGCCTGGCGCAGCGCCGCGACTTCGTGCTGCAGTGCAGTGGCCTTACCCCTTAG
- a CDS encoding helix-turn-helix domain-containing protein, which yields MDANSLLAKPWLPGVELFHADFSGQAFGRHSHDAFAIGAIVQGVGGYQCRGQRYALPAGTLSLMNPEEPHTGHAESARVVYRMLYIEESRLPALLGRKRQPGGFRELNPADDGLVALSLARLAGAFECSDVLALESELLALLELVFVRHGGLRQARPASRDSGVTAYLRDYLEAHYTEAVSLEHLAALVQRHPRHLIEVFRRAYGVPPHTYLLQRRVREAKRRLMQGQALAEVALELGFYDQAHFNGVFRRFTGVTPGRFRTLAKG from the coding sequence ATGGATGCCAACAGCCTGCTGGCCAAGCCGTGGTTGCCGGGCGTCGAGCTGTTTCATGCCGATTTCTCCGGGCAGGCGTTTGGCCGTCACAGCCATGATGCCTTCGCGATCGGTGCCATCGTACAGGGCGTCGGGGGCTATCAATGTCGTGGCCAGCGCTATGCGCTGCCTGCCGGCACCTTGTCGCTGATGAATCCCGAGGAGCCGCATACCGGGCACGCCGAGTCTGCGCGAGTGGTCTATCGCATGCTCTATATCGAAGAGTCGCGTTTGCCCGCGCTGCTCGGCCGCAAGCGTCAGCCCGGCGGCTTTCGCGAACTCAATCCGGCCGATGATGGGCTGGTGGCGCTCAGCCTGGCGCGCTTGGCGGGTGCTTTCGAGTGCAGCGATGTGCTGGCGCTGGAAAGTGAGCTTCTGGCTCTTCTGGAGCTGGTGTTCGTGCGTCACGGCGGCTTGCGCCAGGCACGGCCGGCATCACGCGACAGCGGAGTGACGGCTTATTTGCGCGATTACCTCGAAGCCCACTACACCGAGGCCGTCAGCCTGGAGCATCTGGCCGCTCTGGTACAGCGGCACCCGCGACACCTGATCGAGGTTTTTCGCCGCGCCTATGGCGTGCCGCCCCACACTTACCTGCTGCAGCGCCGGGTGCGTGAGGCCAAGCGCAGGTTGATGCAGGGGCAGGCGCTGGCCGAGGTGGCGCTGGAGCTGGGCTTCTATGACCAGGCGCATTTCAACGGCGTGTTTCGCCGCTTCACCGGGGTCACTCCGGGACGCTTTCGCACGCTGGCTAAGGGGTAA
- a CDS encoding NAD-dependent epimerase/dehydratase family protein produces MSGCNSLLIAGCGDVGTRLGLRMAEQGWRVMGMRRNVAALPAAIEPLAGDLHADVCPPDWPQGPLDYLVYCAAAIQHDEAGYRAAYVDGLRRVLGWLAQHGQRPRRILFASSSGVYGQQEGEWIDEDSPAEAQSFSAVIMREAECVALESGLSATTVRLTGLYGPGREWLLSQVRGGYRVSETPPLYGNRIHVDDAAGLFATLLQADVVGKPLADCYLGVDDEPAPLHEVVAWLREQLGVSHWSDEQRVRRAGSKRCSNARARALGWAPQYPSYREGYAAILAER; encoded by the coding sequence ATGTCGGGATGCAACAGCCTGCTGATCGCCGGGTGCGGGGACGTCGGTACCCGTCTTGGCCTGCGTATGGCCGAACAGGGCTGGCGCGTAATGGGCATGCGCCGCAACGTGGCTGCGTTGCCTGCTGCCATCGAACCGCTGGCAGGTGATCTGCATGCCGACGTCTGTCCGCCGGATTGGCCACAAGGGCCGCTGGATTATCTGGTGTACTGCGCGGCGGCCATCCAGCATGACGAGGCGGGTTACCGCGCCGCTTATGTCGATGGTCTGCGCCGCGTGCTGGGCTGGCTGGCGCAGCATGGCCAGCGACCACGGCGCATTCTGTTCGCCTCCAGTAGCGGCGTGTATGGGCAGCAGGAGGGCGAGTGGATCGACGAGGACTCTCCGGCCGAAGCCCAGAGTTTTTCCGCCGTGATCATGCGTGAGGCCGAGTGCGTCGCGCTGGAAAGTGGCCTGTCGGCGACCACGGTGCGCCTGACCGGCCTCTACGGTCCAGGTCGCGAATGGCTGCTGAGCCAGGTACGCGGTGGCTATCGGGTCAGCGAGACGCCGCCGTTGTACGGCAATCGCATTCATGTCGATGATGCCGCCGGTCTGTTCGCCACGCTGTTGCAGGCAGACGTTGTCGGTAAGCCATTGGCCGATTGCTATCTGGGCGTCGATGACGAGCCGGCGCCACTGCACGAAGTAGTCGCTTGGCTGCGTGAGCAGTTAGGCGTCAGCCACTGGAGTGACGAACAGCGCGTGCGCCGAGCCGGCAGCAAGCGTTGCAGCAATGCCCGCGCCCGTGCGCTGGGTTGGGCGCCGCAGTATCCCAGCTACCGCGAGGGCTACGCGGCGATCCTCGCCGAGCGCTGA
- a CDS encoding hydrogen peroxide-inducible genes activator, whose protein sequence is MTLTELRYIVTLAQEQHFGRAAERCHVSQPTLSVGVKKLEDELGVLIFERSKSAVRLTPVGEGIVTQAQKVLEQAQGIRELAQAGKNQLAAPLKIGAIYTVGPYLFPHLIPQLHRVAPDMPLYIEENFTHILRDKLRTGELDAIIIALPFQEADVLTKPLYDEPFYALLPAGHPWAAMDTIDTKLLNDKSLLLLGEGHCFRDQVLEACPTLRKGGDDHGKHTTVESSSLETIRHMVASGLGVSILPFSAVDSHHYAPGVIEVRPLSAPVPFRTVAIAWRASFPRPNAIEVLADSIRLCSVARSPQTKSA, encoded by the coding sequence ATGACCCTCACCGAACTGCGTTATATCGTCACCCTCGCTCAGGAACAGCATTTCGGCCGCGCCGCCGAGCGCTGCCACGTCAGCCAGCCGACCTTGTCGGTCGGCGTGAAGAAGCTGGAGGACGAGCTCGGTGTGCTGATCTTCGAACGCAGCAAGAGCGCCGTACGTCTGACACCGGTCGGTGAGGGCATTGTCACCCAGGCACAGAAGGTGCTGGAGCAGGCCCAGGGCATTCGCGAACTGGCCCAGGCAGGCAAGAACCAGTTGGCTGCGCCGCTGAAGATCGGCGCCATCTACACCGTTGGCCCCTACTTGTTCCCGCACCTGATTCCGCAGTTGCACCGGGTCGCACCGGACATGCCGCTGTACATCGAGGAAAACTTCACCCACATCCTGCGCGACAAACTGCGTACCGGTGAGCTGGACGCCATCATCATCGCCCTGCCGTTCCAGGAGGCCGATGTCCTGACCAAGCCACTGTACGACGAGCCCTTCTACGCGCTGCTGCCAGCCGGCCACCCCTGGGCGGCGATGGATACCATCGACACCAAGCTGCTCAACGACAAGAGCCTGCTGCTGCTCGGCGAAGGCCACTGCTTCCGCGACCAGGTGCTGGAAGCCTGCCCCACTCTGCGCAAGGGCGGTGACGACCACGGCAAGCACACCACGGTGGAATCCAGCTCGCTGGAGACTATCCGCCATATGGTCGCCTCCGGCCTGGGCGTGTCGATCCTGCCGTTCTCGGCGGTGGACAGCCACCACTACGCGCCAGGCGTGATCGAAGTGCGTCCGCTCAGCGCGCCGGTGCCGTTCCGCACCGTGGCCATCGCCTGGCGCGCCAGCTTCCCGCGGCCCAACGCCATCGAAGTACTGGCCGACTCCATCCGCCTCTGCTCGGTCGCCCGCAGCCCGCAGACCAAGAGCGCCTGA
- the recG gene encoding ATP-dependent DNA helicase RecG: protein MSELSAVPVTALKGVGAALAEKLAKVGLENLQDVLFHLPLRYQDRTRITPIGALRPGQDAVVEGIVAGADVVMGRRRSLLVRLQDGSGTLSLRFFHFSQAQKEGLKRGTALRCYGEVRPGATGLEIYHPEYRAQSGDEPAPVEQSLTPIYPTTEGLTQQRLRQLSQQALARLGPRSLPDWLPDELARDYRLAPLDEAIRYLHRPPPDADVEELAEGRHWAQHRLAFEELLTHQLSLQRLREQVRAQQAPALPPAKKLPQQYLANLGFAPTGAQQRVGAEIAYDLAQSEPMLRLVQGDVGAGKTVVAALAALQALEAGYQVALMAPTEILAEQHFLNFSKWLAPLGLEVAWLAGKLKGKARAAALDQIAAGCPMVVGTHALFQDEVKFKRLALVIIDEQHRFGVQQRLALRQKGIDGRLSPHQLIMTATPIPRTLAMSAYADLDTSILDELPPGRTPVNTLVIADSRRIEVVERVRNACQQGRQAYWVCTLIEESEELTCQAAETSYEELSAALGELRVGLIHGRMKPAEKAAVMEEFKQGRLQLLVATTVIEVGVDVPNASLMIIENPERLGLAQLHQLRGRVGRGSAASHCVLLYHAPLSQLGRERLAIMRETTDGFVIAEKDLELRGPGEMLGTRQTGLLQFKVADLMRDADLLPAVRDAAQALLEHWPQHVAPLLERWLRHGQQYGQV from the coding sequence GTGAGCGAGCTGTCAGCGGTTCCCGTCACCGCGCTGAAAGGCGTAGGCGCCGCGCTGGCGGAAAAACTGGCCAAGGTCGGCCTGGAAAACCTGCAGGATGTGCTGTTCCACCTGCCGCTGCGCTATCAGGATCGCACCCGCATCACCCCCATTGGCGCCCTGCGACCCGGGCAGGATGCGGTGGTCGAGGGCATCGTTGCCGGTGCCGACGTGGTCATGGGCCGGCGGCGCAGCCTGCTGGTGCGTCTGCAGGACGGCAGTGGCACGCTGAGCCTGCGCTTCTTCCATTTCAGCCAGGCGCAGAAGGAAGGGCTCAAACGCGGCACGGCGCTGCGCTGCTATGGCGAAGTGCGCCCCGGCGCCACCGGCCTGGAGATCTATCACCCGGAGTATCGCGCGCAGAGCGGCGACGAGCCGGCCCCGGTGGAGCAGAGCCTGACGCCCATCTATCCGACCACCGAAGGCCTGACCCAGCAACGCCTGCGCCAGCTAAGCCAGCAGGCATTGGCGAGGCTCGGCCCGCGCAGCCTGCCAGACTGGCTGCCTGACGAGCTGGCCCGCGACTATCGCCTGGCGCCTTTGGATGAGGCCATCCGTTATCTGCATCGCCCGCCGCCGGACGCCGATGTCGAAGAACTCGCCGAGGGCCGTCACTGGGCGCAACACCGCCTGGCCTTCGAGGAATTGCTGACCCATCAGCTGTCCCTGCAGCGCCTGCGCGAACAGGTGCGCGCGCAACAGGCGCCGGCGCTGCCGCCAGCGAAGAAGCTGCCGCAGCAATACCTTGCCAACCTCGGCTTCGCCCCCACCGGCGCGCAGCAGCGCGTCGGTGCCGAGATCGCCTATGACCTGGCGCAAAGCGAGCCGATGCTGCGCCTGGTGCAGGGCGACGTCGGTGCCGGCAAGACGGTGGTCGCCGCCCTGGCTGCATTGCAGGCGCTGGAGGCCGGCTACCAGGTGGCATTGATGGCGCCCACCGAAATTCTCGCCGAGCAGCACTTCCTCAACTTCAGCAAATGGCTGGCACCGCTTGGCCTGGAAGTGGCCTGGCTGGCCGGCAAGCTCAAGGGCAAGGCCCGCGCCGCCGCACTGGATCAGATCGCCGCTGGTTGCCCGATGGTGGTCGGCACCCATGCCCTGTTCCAGGACGAGGTGAAGTTCAAACGCCTGGCCCTCGTGATCATCGACGAGCAGCACCGCTTCGGCGTGCAGCAACGCCTGGCCTTGCGCCAGAAAGGCATCGACGGGCGCTTGAGCCCGCATCAGCTGATCATGACCGCCACACCTATCCCACGCACCCTGGCGATGAGCGCCTACGCCGATCTGGATACCTCGATTCTCGACGAGCTGCCGCCGGGACGTACACCGGTCAATACCCTGGTGATCGCCGACAGCCGCCGCATCGAGGTGGTCGAGCGCGTGCGCAACGCCTGCCAGCAGGGTCGCCAGGCCTACTGGGTGTGCACGCTGATCGAAGAGTCAGAGGAACTGACCTGCCAGGCTGCGGAAACCAGCTACGAGGAGCTGTCCGCCGCACTTGGCGAGCTGCGCGTCGGGCTGATCCACGGGCGCATGAAACCGGCCGAAAAGGCCGCAGTGATGGAAGAATTCAAGCAGGGCAGATTGCAGCTGCTGGTGGCAACCACGGTAATCGAGGTGGGCGTCGATGTCCCCAACGCCAGCCTGATGATCATCGAAAACCCCGAGCGCCTTGGCCTGGCCCAGCTGCACCAGTTGCGCGGCCGGGTTGGTCGGGGCAGTGCAGCCAGCCACTGCGTGCTGCTCTACCACGCACCGCTGTCGCAGCTCGGCCGCGAACGCCTGGCGATCATGCGTGAAACCACCGATGGCTTCGTTATCGCCGAGAAGGATCTGGAACTGCGCGGCCCCGGTGAAATGCTCGGTACCCGGCAGACCGGTCTGCTGCAGTTCAAGGTCGCCGACCTGATGCGCGACGCCGATCTGCTGCCTGCAGTTCGCGATGCCGCACAGGCACTTTTGGAACATTGGCCACAACATGTGGCTCCATTGTTGGAACGCTGGTTGCGTCATGGCCAGCAATACGGTCAAGTGTGA
- a CDS encoding aminoacyl-tRNA deacylase and HDOD domain-containing protein, whose product MTEAALAANATPQPPAVIVQLLEKLAVPYQVRAERPGQPSEARLQAVLVDDAVGALLVLYPRSHLLDLSRLAELTGRQLTAVKPERLERMLGKHDLAALPGLPPLTSSPCLYEERLLQVPSLLIDSGQPGVLLEVPTEAFKTLLSKASAARFGEPVSAIKPNLDRPHDDRAEITQAVQAFTARRIQQRLEETIEIPPLPETAQKIIKLRVDPNATVDDITGVVETDPALAAQVVSWAASPYYAAPGKIRSVEDAIVRVLGFDLVINLALGLALGKTLSLPKDQPQHATPYWQQAIYTAAVIEGLTRAMPRAQRPEAGLTYLAGLLHNFGYLVLAHVFPPHFSLICRHLEVNPHLSHSHIEQHLLGITREQIGAWLMRHWDMPEELSSALRFQHDPSYAGDSAAFPNLVCLAVSLLRNRGIGAGPQSEIPDELFEALGLSREKAEDAVSKVLSAEVALRELAAQFQHPH is encoded by the coding sequence ATGACTGAAGCTGCCCTCGCCGCCAACGCCACTCCGCAACCGCCCGCCGTGATCGTGCAATTGCTGGAGAAACTCGCCGTACCCTACCAGGTGCGTGCGGAGCGACCGGGCCAGCCGAGCGAGGCGCGCCTGCAGGCCGTGCTGGTGGACGATGCCGTCGGTGCCCTGCTGGTGCTCTACCCGCGCAGCCACTTGCTGGATCTGTCACGCCTGGCGGAACTGACCGGGCGCCAGCTCACCGCAGTCAAACCCGAGCGCCTGGAGCGCATGCTCGGCAAGCACGATCTGGCCGCCCTGCCCGGTTTGCCGCCGCTGACCAGTTCGCCCTGCCTGTATGAAGAACGCCTGTTGCAGGTACCCAGCCTGCTGATCGATTCCGGCCAGCCCGGCGTATTGCTGGAAGTCCCCACCGAAGCCTTCAAGACGCTGCTCAGCAAGGCCAGTGCGGCGCGTTTCGGCGAGCCGGTGAGCGCGATCAAGCCGAACCTGGATCGCCCGCATGATGACCGCGCGGAGATCACCCAGGCCGTGCAGGCCTTCACCGCGCGGCGCATCCAGCAGCGTCTGGAAGAAACCATCGAGATTCCGCCACTACCGGAAACCGCACAGAAGATCATCAAGCTACGGGTCGATCCCAACGCCACGGTGGACGACATCACAGGAGTGGTCGAAACCGACCCGGCATTGGCTGCCCAGGTGGTCAGCTGGGCAGCCTCGCCCTACTACGCCGCGCCCGGCAAGATCCGTTCGGTGGAAGATGCCATCGTCCGCGTGCTGGGCTTCGATCTGGTGATCAACCTGGCGCTAGGCCTGGCGCTGGGTAAGACCCTGAGTCTGCCCAAGGACCAGCCCCAGCACGCCACGCCCTACTGGCAACAGGCGATCTACACCGCTGCGGTGATCGAAGGACTGACACGGGCCATGCCCCGCGCACAGCGCCCGGAAGCCGGCCTGACCTACCTCGCCGGTCTGCTGCACAACTTCGGTTACCTGGTTCTGGCGCACGTCTTCCCGCCGCACTTCTCGTTGATCTGCCGCCATCTGGAAGTCAACCCGCATCTCTCGCACAGCCATATCGAGCAGCACCTGCTGGGTATCACCCGCGAGCAGATCGGCGCCTGGCTGATGCGTCACTGGGATATGCCTGAAGAGCTGTCCAGCGCCCTGCGCTTCCAGCACGACCCGTCCTATGCCGGCGACAGCGCGGCCTTCCCCAACCTGGTGTGCCTGGCCGTCAGCCTGCTGCGTAACCGCGGTATCGGTGCCGGACCTCAGAGCGAGATCCCGGACGAGCTATTCGAGGCCTTGGGCCTGAGCCGGGAAAAAGCCGAGGATGCCGTCAGCAAGGTACTCAGCGCCGAAGTCGCACTGCGCGAGCTCGCAGCGCAGTTTCAGCACCCGCACTGA
- a CDS encoding HU family DNA-binding protein — MRKPELAAAIAEKADLTKDQANRVLNAVLEEITGALNRKDSVTLVGFGTFVQRHRGARTGKNPQTGQPVKIKASNTVAFKPGKSLKDAVN; from the coding sequence ATGCGTAAACCGGAACTCGCCGCCGCCATCGCCGAAAAGGCTGATCTGACCAAGGATCAGGCCAATCGTGTACTCAACGCCGTACTGGAAGAAATCACCGGTGCACTGAACCGCAAGGACAGTGTCACCCTGGTTGGCTTCGGTACTTTCGTCCAGCGCCATCGTGGCGCCCGTACGGGCAAGAACCCGCAAACCGGCCAACCGGTGAAGATCAAGGCCAGCAACACCGTGGCCTTCAAACCGGGCAAGTCCCTGAAAGACGCGGTCAACTGA
- a CDS encoding NAD(P)/FAD-dependent oxidoreductase has translation MSAPVVIVGTGLAGYNLAKEWRKLDTQTPLLLITADDGRSYSKPMLSTGFGKNKDADGLAMAEAGAMAEQLNAEIRTHTRITGIDPGHKRLWIGEEAVAYRDLVLAWGAEPIRIPVEGEAQDAVFPINDLEDYARFRSAVAGKRRVLILGAGLIGCEFANDLTAGGYQVELLAPCEQVMPGLLHPAAAAAVQAGLEGLGVRFHLGPVLASLDRQGDALQATLSDGSLVPCDAVVSAVGLRPRTALAAAAGLDINRGVMVDRHLRTSHANIYALGDCAEVDGLNLLYVMPLMACARALAKTLAGEPTAVSYGPMPITVKTPVCPLVVSPPPRGSQGEWTVEGSGSDIKALCREASGALLGYALTGAAVQEKLALNKELPALLA, from the coding sequence ATGAGTGCACCTGTCGTCATCGTCGGGACCGGCTTGGCCGGCTACAACCTGGCCAAGGAATGGCGCAAGCTCGACACGCAGACGCCGTTGCTGCTGATTACCGCCGATGACGGCCGCTCCTACTCCAAGCCGATGCTGTCCACCGGCTTCGGCAAGAACAAGGATGCCGATGGCCTGGCCATGGCCGAAGCCGGGGCTATGGCCGAGCAGCTCAATGCAGAGATTCGCACCCATACTCGCATCACCGGCATCGACCCCGGCCACAAGCGGCTGTGGATCGGCGAGGAGGCCGTGGCGTATCGCGATCTGGTGCTGGCCTGGGGCGCCGAGCCGATTCGCATCCCGGTGGAAGGTGAAGCCCAGGATGCGGTATTCCCGATCAATGATCTGGAAGATTACGCGCGCTTTCGTAGCGCCGTGGCCGGTAAGCGTCGCGTGCTGATCCTCGGCGCCGGGCTGATCGGCTGCGAATTCGCCAACGACCTGACTGCCGGCGGCTATCAGGTCGAGTTGCTGGCGCCCTGCGAGCAGGTGATGCCGGGGCTGCTGCATCCGGCCGCGGCAGCGGCCGTCCAGGCTGGCCTGGAAGGTCTGGGCGTGCGTTTCCATCTCGGCCCGGTGCTGGCCAGCCTCGATCGCCAGGGTGATGCGCTGCAGGCGACGTTGTCCGATGGCAGCCTGGTTCCGTGCGATGCGGTGGTTTCCGCTGTGGGCCTGCGCCCGCGCACTGCACTCGCTGCGGCAGCCGGTCTCGACATCAACCGTGGCGTGATGGTCGACCGCCATCTGCGGACCTCGCACGCCAATATCTACGCTCTGGGTGATTGCGCCGAGGTCGATGGGCTCAACCTGCTCTACGTCATGCCGCTGATGGCTTGCGCCCGAGCGCTGGCCAAGACCCTGGCCGGCGAGCCGACGGCGGTCAGCTACGGGCCGATGCCGATAACGGTCAAGACGCCGGTATGTCCGCTGGTGGTTTCGCCGCCACCGCGCGGCAGTCAGGGAGAGTGGACGGTCGAAGGCAGTGGCAGCGACATCAAGGCGCTCTGCCGTGAGGCTTCCGGAGCCCTGCTCGGTTACGCGCTGACCGGCGCCGCAGTGCAGGAGAAACTGGCGTTGAACAAGGAATTACCCGCGCTGCTGGCATGA
- a CDS encoding outer membrane beta-barrel protein — protein MQLSSITPKATLALCLAGASQAYADSVTDPISTFGVIASHNQYKLTVDDESDKERLNQGGLFYHFGNKLTGQEGFIYQAGIEGQYRDKDDVEYKSARADIDLGLRAALSTNNYVDVIVGGGYDWGRIEQDNVGPFDSNVKLTSKSPFAKAGLGYNYLTPDYTLRLEVGARYSINSEARLKVDGDSDSVDLKDKVNPYGELTVLWNKGINNLPISTSLYYTQTRYELDSNSAIAERSKLKQEQVGLRVGLAF, from the coding sequence ATGCAGCTGTCCAGCATAACCCCCAAAGCAACACTCGCCCTGTGCCTGGCGGGCGCCTCGCAGGCCTATGCAGACTCGGTCACCGACCCGATCTCCACCTTCGGTGTCATCGCTTCGCACAATCAGTACAAGCTCACCGTGGACGATGAAAGCGACAAGGAGCGCCTCAACCAGGGCGGCCTGTTCTACCACTTCGGTAACAAGCTGACCGGGCAGGAAGGCTTCATCTACCAGGCGGGCATCGAAGGCCAGTACCGTGACAAGGACGATGTGGAATACAAGTCTGCGCGTGCCGATATCGACCTTGGTCTGCGTGCGGCGCTGAGCACCAACAACTATGTCGACGTGATCGTCGGTGGCGGCTACGACTGGGGCCGTATCGAGCAGGACAACGTCGGCCCGTTCGACAGCAACGTCAAGCTGACCAGCAAATCGCCGTTCGCCAAGGCCGGGCTCGGTTATAACTACCTGACGCCGGACTACACCCTGCGTCTGGAGGTGGGCGCTCGCTACTCGATCAATTCCGAAGCGCGTCTGAAGGTCGATGGCGACAGTGATTCCGTAGACCTCAAGGACAAGGTCAATCCGTACGGCGAGCTGACCGTGCTGTGGAACAAGGGCATCAACAACCTGCCGATCAGCACCAGCCTGTACTACACCCAGACCCGCTATGAGCTCGACAGCAACAGCGCGATTGCCGAGCGCAGCAAGCTCAAGCAGGAGCAGGTCGGTCTGCGTGTCGGCCTGGCGTTCTAA